Proteins from a single region of Gordonia hongkongensis:
- a CDS encoding B-4DMT family transporter: MSSWLVRGLTMTAVHVLARVLLGFAVVQAPLNSTIWRTIAIAVVVLIALVWGGYDGIRDARANPDPDDYEDLTVRWLQAGVLAGVLAGLISWILGTVVLAGIGQASLFIELIAGASFTALLVFVPAFIGAAIGRFLVRRDQNKGAPDDDWSVHEDRSHRHDGGTEADSDAPTQRIR, from the coding sequence ATGTCTTCGTGGTTGGTGCGCGGTCTGACGATGACCGCAGTTCACGTCCTCGCCCGCGTCTTGCTGGGATTCGCCGTGGTGCAGGCGCCGCTGAACTCGACGATCTGGCGCACCATCGCGATCGCGGTCGTCGTACTCATCGCCCTGGTGTGGGGTGGTTACGACGGCATCCGCGACGCCCGCGCCAACCCGGATCCCGATGACTACGAGGATCTGACCGTCCGCTGGCTACAGGCCGGTGTCCTCGCCGGCGTCCTCGCCGGGCTGATCTCCTGGATCCTCGGCACGGTCGTCCTGGCCGGCATCGGGCAGGCCAGCCTGTTCATCGAGCTCATCGCCGGGGCGTCGTTCACCGCACTGCTCGTCTTCGTCCCGGCCTTCATCGGCGCTGCGATCGGCCGTTTCCTCGTCCGGCGCGACCAGAACAAGGGCGCACCCGACGACGACTGGTCGGTGCACGAGGATCGTTCGCACCGCCACGACGGCGGGACCGAGGCCGACTCGGACGCGCCGACGCAGCGCATTCGCTGA